The DNA window TAAGCCTTTTTCGATGATTTCTTTATGGTCAAAAGCCATCTCTGGTAAATCATGTACATCAAACCAAGCGCAAGTTTCATTGAACGCATCTGGGAAGGTATGAGATAAGGTGTAGTCTATCAATGCATAATAACCTACAGTTACAAATCTTTTATTAATCCAGTGGTCTTTATCTATTTCTATTCCTTTGTTAGCTAATAATTGACGGTGCGGATTGTTTTTTTCGGTTCTGTCTATTCCTCCAAATGCATAGAACTGTTGCAAATACACGTCTTCTAAATGAGTTCTTTCATATAAAATTCTGTGTGCGGCATCGTCTAGATGTTCATCTTCGAAGATGAAACCTCCAGGAATCGCCCAAAGATTGAGTTCGTGATATTTAAGCAATAAAATTTTTAAAGAATTGTCGTGAAAGCCAAAGATTGCACAGTCTACAGATAATTGATTAATAAAGTTTTTGGTATCAATCAATTCTTGTAGGGTCATCTTATTTTTGGAGTCGTCAAGTTTCATGATCATTTTTATTTATAGACATTCTTTCTTTGATGGAAAATAAAGAAGAAAGTATCAGTATCAAAATTAAGGGAATTGAAGCAAATAACAAGTAATAATTTGCTAAATTTTTTTGAAAAATATATGCAGTGCTTATTGAGCCTATAGAACCGCCTAAAGAAGTGAACAAAATGATGAAGGAAACCATTCTGCTTATTTTTTTCTCGGGGTAGTTGCCTAGGAACTTAGAGTTTAGCATAGGATAAAGTGGCGCAATAAAAAAACCAATCAGTGGAAAAATAAACATTAATATCTTTATTTTTAAATCGCTTTCTTGCCCTATAAAAAATGCTGAACTGATGAGAATAATCCCGGAAATTAAACTGGTGTAAAAGATTTTCATGGGGCTAAACCTATGAATGAGTTTTGAAGCTATTATTCTCCCTAAAAATGAGAAGAACGCCAGTAATGCAGAAGATTGTAGCGCAAAAAAAGAAGAAGAATTGAGGGATTTTTTATAAAAAGTAGGAAGCCACGAGTTGAATATTTGTTCAGCAAAAATAATGAGTGATATAATAGCCAAAAATAGTAAAGAACTTTTGTTCAGTAATATTGTAAAGTCGATTTTTGATTTTTTTACGGGAATGGGTTCAGAATTTTTATGAGTGTGGTGATGTCTTATAATTTGTATGCCTGTCCACAACGAAATAAATCCTACCAACCAAAATCCAAATCTCCAAAATTCTTGATAATCACTGCTCAGAATAAGCGCAAATTCCATGTTTACAATGAAAATCCCGAGCATAAAAGCAGCTTCTGTTCGGCTCATCGTTATAGAAAATTCTTTTTCAGTTTCTGTTGTGTTTTTGATGATGCTAAACACACAGATTTTACCAATAGAAAATGAAATTCCGATAAGAATGAACCATATTTTTAAAAACCAAAATTCGGTAAGAAAAGGGATGCTAAAGCTACAGACGGTACAAATAAATAATGCAAATGCTAATGAAAGGTAGTAACTCTTTTTTTTAATATAATCTACCAAAAAAATAGAAACCAAAGCTATGGGAATATCCTTGAAAAATTCTAAAATTCCTAATCCTGTATAAGTATGCTGAGCGTTTTGAGAGAGCTGTAATATGATAATGCTCATGGAATTAAGGAGCATAGAAAAGACTATGAAACTTAACATTAAGCTTATATTAAGCGATTTATTTTTCTTGTTTATTAACATAATGTTAAAAGTTGGCTCAATTTTTAGTTAAAATTTTTTTGAAAAAATAAGAGGTTTTACTCCTAAAAAGAGATTTTGACCACTCCAAAAGTATCTCAAATAAACGAAAAATTAAAATTATTAAGAAATTATTTTTTTCTTAACTAAATTCTTTTAAATTTATTGTCTCAAAATGAGATAAAAAATATATTATGAACATGAATATTAAAAAAGGGTTAGGACTGATAGCAGTTCTTTATTTCACCTCAAGTTTTCAGGCTCAAATTAAAAGTGATTCTTCAGCTATAAAAGAGAAGAAAATAGATGAGGTGGTTCTGATTGGTTATGGTTCTGTAAAAAAGAAAAATGCAACCAGTGCAATTGAAAACATTAAAGCAGATGTTTTTGAAGACAGACCAATTTATAACGTGACGCAAGCTTTGCAAGGAACAGCAGCGGGTGTAAGTGTAGTACAAAACTCGGGTAAACCAGGGCAGGCTTTAAATATTAAAATTAGAGGGAATAACTCAATTTCTTCTGGTGTAGATCCACTTTATGTAGTAGATGGAATTCAGACTAAGGATATTAGTGGTATTAACCCAGATGACATTGTAGATATTACCGTTCTTAAAGATGCGACGTCTGCAGCAATCTATGGGATTAGCGGCTCTTCAGGAGTTGTAATTGTAACAACAAAAAGAGCTAAAGCCAATAAGCCACAGTTAAACTTTAATGCTTATTGGGGAGTTTCAAATAAAGTAGATAACGTTGATGTTCTTAATCTAGAACAATATAAAGCTTTAATATCAGAAATTAATCCTGCTTGGTTAAATACAATCAATGATCCAATGTATGCAGGGATTAATACAGATTGGGTTAAAAAGGTATATACTACTGGATTTGACCAAAACTACAATGTAAACTATGCTTTTGGTAATGAGAATGTTAGAGCTTATACCGCTTTAGGATATCAAAATATTGCAGGAATTGTATCTCCATCTGATTTTGGAAGAACCTCTGCAAAAGTAAATTTAGATGCAAAAGTAACGAATTGGCTTAAGGTAACATCTAGTTTAAATTATATTAACACAAACTCAAAAAATACAGCAGATAACAATGCGGGAGCACAAGGTGGGGTAATTTTATCAGCCTTAACTACACCAACTTTTATGCCTGCATATGGAAGTGAAGTGAAAGTTAGACCTACTGACAGTTCTGGAAATTATTTGAACGGGTACAAAGATGGGCAGTTTGCTCTAAACCCTTTTACGGGTGGTTGGGAAAATCCAGTTTCTTTTATGAACAGAGAATCAGACAAAACACATACACAGAGATTTTTATCAAATTTAGGAATTGAAGTGAATATCCTTAAAAATTTAGTTTGGAAATCTGCAGCATCATTAGATTATATTAACTCAACAAATGATAAATTCCTAGACCCTTATCGTTCAGAATGGGGAAGACAACAAAAAGGTAGTGGTTCTAAAAATGATTTAACTTTCCGTGATTTTAATTTTGAGAACACATTAAATTATACTCTTAAATCTGGTAATCATGACCTTGGTGTATTGGCAGGTATTCAAATGCATGAAAGAATGAATAGTGGTCAATACTATTGGGGAAGCCAATTTGCAGATCCAATGCAATCTTCGTTTGTTTATGATGAAACAAATCCTTCTCATGGAGAAATATTTAGAAAAGATATTTTAAAAGAATTATCATTCTTTGGAAGATTAGTTTACACACTAAATAATAAATATACAGTTATGGCTGTTTTCCGTGAAAATGGAAGTTCAGCGCTTCATCCAGATAAAAGATGGGGTTTCTTCCCGGGAGTTTCTGCTTCATGGAATATTTCAAATGAAAACTTCCTTCAAGACAATTCTACGATATCTGAATTTAAAATCAGAGGAGGTTGGGGTAAAGCAGGTAATGCCTCAGGAATACCAGCCTATGCTTACTATAACTTAGAAAGGCTTAATAAGGATGGGGGTGCATGGTCTCCTTACCAGACTGGTAGTGACGTATCTTGGGAAACCACTACAGATACTAACTTTGGTGTAGATTTAGGATTTTTAAATAACAGAATTAAGTTAACTGCAGATTTCTATAAAAGAAAAACAGACGATTTGATTATGTCAATACCGATTGGGCTTGGAATTCCTGATGTTTTAAGAAATGTAGGTTCAATGGAAAATAAAGGGATGGAGTTTACTTTGAATACAGTTAACTTTAAAAACACTGATTTTTCTTGGAATACCAACTTTAACATATCATTTAATAAGTCGAAAGTTTTGGAATTGAAGTATGTACCTGTTCTTGATAAGGCAGGAATACCAAGTGCTGGTAATTTAGTAAGATTTGCAGCA is part of the Cloacibacterium normanense genome and encodes:
- a CDS encoding NUDIX hydrolase; its protein translation is MKLDDSKNKMTLQELIDTKNFINQLSVDCAIFGFHDNSLKILLLKYHELNLWAIPGGFIFEDEHLDDAAHRILYERTHLEDVYLQQFYAFGGIDRTEKNNPHRQLLANKGIEIDKDHWINKRFVTVGYYALIDYTLSHTFPDAFNETCAWFDVHDLPEMAFDHKEIIEKGLEHLRKTLDYDIVGSNLLPEKFTMKDLQNLYEAILGEKFRRNNFQRKMLSLNILDRHEKLFSGSANKAPYLYSFKKK
- a CDS encoding MFS transporter; translation: MLINKKNKSLNISLMLSFIVFSMLLNSMSIIILQLSQNAQHTYTGLGILEFFKDIPIALVSIFLVDYIKKKSYYLSLAFALFICTVCSFSIPFLTEFWFLKIWFILIGISFSIGKICVFSIIKNTTETEKEFSITMSRTEAAFMLGIFIVNMEFALILSSDYQEFWRFGFWLVGFISLWTGIQIIRHHHTHKNSEPIPVKKSKIDFTILLNKSSLLFLAIISLIIFAEQIFNSWLPTFYKKSLNSSSFFALQSSALLAFFSFLGRIIASKLIHRFSPMKIFYTSLISGIILISSAFFIGQESDLKIKILMFIFPLIGFFIAPLYPMLNSKFLGNYPEKKISRMVSFIILFTSLGGSIGSISTAYIFQKNLANYYLLFASIPLILILILSSLFSIKERMSINKNDHET
- a CDS encoding SusC/RagA family TonB-linked outer membrane protein; translation: MNMNIKKGLGLIAVLYFTSSFQAQIKSDSSAIKEKKIDEVVLIGYGSVKKKNATSAIENIKADVFEDRPIYNVTQALQGTAAGVSVVQNSGKPGQALNIKIRGNNSISSGVDPLYVVDGIQTKDISGINPDDIVDITVLKDATSAAIYGISGSSGVVIVTTKRAKANKPQLNFNAYWGVSNKVDNVDVLNLEQYKALISEINPAWLNTINDPMYAGINTDWVKKVYTTGFDQNYNVNYAFGNENVRAYTALGYQNIAGIVSPSDFGRTSAKVNLDAKVTNWLKVTSSLNYINTNSKNTADNNAGAQGGVILSALTTPTFMPAYGSEVKVRPTDSSGNYLNGYKDGQFALNPFTGGWENPVSFMNRESDKTHTQRFLSNLGIEVNILKNLVWKSAASLDYINSTNDKFLDPYRSEWGRQQKGSGSKNDLTFRDFNFENTLNYTLKSGNHDLGVLAGIQMHERMNSGQYYWGSQFADPMQSSFVYDETNPSHGEIFRKDILKELSFFGRLVYTLNNKYTVMAVFRENGSSALHPDKRWGFFPGVSASWNISNENFLQDNSTISEFKIRGGWGKAGNASGIPAYAYYNLERLNKDGGAWSPYQTGSDVSWETTTDTNFGVDLGFLNNRIKLTADFYKRKTDDLIMSIPIGLGIPDVLRNVGSMENKGMEFTLNTVNFKNTDFSWNTNFNISFNKSKVLELKYVPVLDKAGIPSAGNLVRFAADQPISSFYGYKYGGVDSNTGEIIYKDLDGNGMLSAGDRTFIGDPNPDFTFGFTNNFTYKNWYMDLLVTGSQGGDIYNASRFELEMMDDHKNQSTIVLNRWTTPGDITNVPKANAQNAKLVSDRFIEDGSYIKLKSVTLGYNFAQPFKGVTKLNVYVTGQNLYTWTNYSGFDPEVNAFATTNGVLGIDYGTYPQVRTFVFGLKANF